In Micromonospora cremea, the genomic window GAGCAACAGTCCGGCGAGCGCGACCGCGACCACCAGGATCAGTTCGCGCAGCGCACCCGAGCCGGCTTCGCCCGCCATGGTCACCCCTTCCGTGCCGGGCCCCCGCCCGGCGTCCCCGGGTGGTCAGCTTCGACCACGATTCCTCGGAACACAGTCGGCCAGCCGACCCAGCCGAGGCTGATTACCGACTCAGAGGAACGGTCGGACGTCGATCCAGGGGTTCCTGGCCACCGTGGCGACGGGCCGGGGCCGGGCCGAGGGCCGGGGCCGAGGGACTGATGCGGCCGCCTTTGCTCTGCTTCAACCGGCGCAACAGCCGGTGTCCGCTATCCGGACAGCGCCCGTTGCGTGGGTTGAAGCAGAGCAAAGGGCGTCACCAGGGGTCGGTGGACCCCCAGGCGACCAGGGCCGCGGATGCCTGGCCCCGCGCGATCAGACCTCGTGCGACCAAGCCCCGGCCCTGCGTCCAGTCCGCATGTCGTCGGAGACCCCGTCGCACGACCAGGCGGGCCTGCGCGTGGCCAGGCCTGCGTCACCGGCCTGGCCTGCGCCACCCCCGCAGACAGACCGACCCGCCCAGCCGGAGCGGGGCGGGTCGGTTCGTGCGGAGAACGTCAGACGGTGCGGGGCCGGCGCGGGCGGCGGGACCGGCCCGACGCGCGGTGCGCCGGCCGGGCGGCGCCGTCGGCGACCGAGCCGCCGGATCCACCGGCGGTGCGTCCCCGACCAGCGGGCGCCGGCGGGGCGGCGATGGTCACCGGCACGCCGGAGGGCTCGCGGGCACCGGTCACCCGGGCCAGCGCCCCGTCACCGGGACGGACCTGGACCGACTCGGGCCGGATGCCCGCGGTGGCCATCAGCCGGGACACGTCCCGGCGCTGCTCGGGCAGGACCAGGGTGACCACGGAGCCGGACTCGCCGGCCCGGGCGGTCCGGCCGCCCCGGTGCAGGTAGTCCTTCGCCTCGGTCGGCGGGTCCACGTTGACGACCATGTCCAGGCCGTCGACGTGGATGCCCCGGGCCGCCACGTCCGTGGCGACCAGGGCGGTCACCTGGCCGTTGCGGAACTGCTCCAGGATCCGGGTGCGCTGCGGCTGGGACTTGCCGCCGTGCAGCGCGGCCGCGCGTACCCCCTTGGAGAGCAACTGGCGGGCGAGCCGGTCGGCGCGGTGCTTCGTACCCATGAACAGGATGGTGCGGCCGTCACGGGCGGCGATCCGGGTCAACGCGTCGGGCTTGTCCACCGCGTCGACGTGCAGCACGTGGTGGGTCATGGCGGTGACCGTGGCGGTGCCGGGGTCGACCGAGTGGGTCACCGGGCTGCTCAGGAAACGGCGGACCAGCCGGTCCACGCCACCGTCCAGGGTCGCCGAGAAGAGCATCCGCTGCCCCTGCGGCGCGACCTGCTCCAGCAGCTTGGTGACCTGCGGCAGGAAGCCCATGTCGGCCATCTGGTCGGCCTCGTCGAGCACGGTGATCTCGACCTGGTCGAGCCGGGCGTCGCCGCGGTTGATCAGATCGTGCAGCCGACCGGGGGTGGCCACGACCACCTCGGCGCCGGCGCGCAGGGCGTCCGCCTGGCGCTGCAACGACAGCCCGCCGACGACGGTGGCGCAGCGCAGCCCGACGGCGCGGGCGTACGGGGACAGCGCGGTGGTCACCTGCTGGGCCAACTCCCGGGTCGGCACCAGCACCAGGGCCAGCGGACGACCCGGCCGGGCCTTGCGGCCGGCGGTGCGGGAGAGCAGCGGAAGCCCGAAGGCGAGGGTCTTGCCGGAGCCGGTACGACCCCGGCCGAGCACGTCCCGGCCGGCGAGCGAGTCGGGCAGCGTGGCCGACTGGATCGGGAACGGCTCGGTGATGCCCTGCGCGGTCAGCGCGGTGAGCAGCGCCGGCGCCAGACCGGTATGGGCAAACGAAGGAATAACGGTGGTCACGCAGGAGCCTTCCTCGACGCGGCACGTGTCGAGGGAGGGCGCCGAAGATCGGCGCTGTCGCCAGCGGAAAAGGCCGCCAGGACTCACAAGCACGAACCGAAGGGGGTACGGGCCGGCCCGCCGCCGGGCCGCCGCCTGCGTACGCAGGTCGACGACGGGGCGGGCCGGTCCCGTCACCGCCGCGCCCGGAGGGCGCGACAGGTAATGCTGGCCGATCCGAAGATCAGAGCGGGCGGATGTTCTCCGCCTGCGGGCCCTTCTGGCCCTGGGTCACCTCGAACTCGACCCGCTGGTTCTCGTCCAGGCTCCGGTAGCCGGAGGACTGGATCGCCGAGAAGTGGGCGAAGACGTCAGCGCCGCCGCCGTCCGGGGTGATGAAGCCGAAGCCCTTGTCAGCGTTGAACCACTTCACGGTGCCAATAGCCATGTGTTTCGTCTCCTTGACGGAACGTCGGACTCGCACTTGTTGCGAGCCCGAAGAGGAGCGCTCCGCGCGGGAATGCGCGAATCGCCTGTCGCTTCTGGTCGCCCCGCCCGGAGAACTCCGGACACAACAAAGAGCGCCTGGGGCCACAATCCCGCCAGGCGCACACAGAGTCTCTGGTAACCAAAACTGCAACCCGTTCAACCTACCACGGATTTTCGCGCCGTGGTCAATGTTGGACGGAATCTTCGGGCAACTTGGCGATCAGGGCCGTGAGCCCGGTCACGTCCAGCAGGTCGGCGGGGCGAACCGTCACCCCGTGCCGGACGTAGTGGAACGCCGCTCCCACCCGGTCGACCGGCACGCCGGCCAGCTCCGCCCAGGCCAGCCGATAGACGGCCAACTGCACCGCGGCCACCTCCGCCGCCGGGCCGGTGGGTTGCGCCCCGGTCTTCCAGTCCACCACGTCGAACCGGCCGCCCGGCCGGGCGAAGACCGCGTCCATCCGCCCCCGCACCACCACCCCGGCGATCACCGTGGCGAAGGGCACCTCCACCTCCACCGGCACCCGATCGGCCCACTCGCTGGCCAGGAAGCGCTCCTGAAGCTCGACGAGCGCCTCGTCCGGCGCGGCGTCCGCGTCGGCGGCGCCGGGCAGCTCGTCCACGTCGAGCAGCCGGTCGGCGCCGAAGCGCTGTTCCAGCCAGGCGTGGAAGGCGGTGCCGCGGCGGGCGTACGGGTTGGGCTCGGTGGGCACCGGGCGGCGCAACGCGCGGGCCAGCGCCGCCGGATCACGGCGCAACGCGACCAACTGGGTGACGCTCAGCTGCCCGGGCAGGGCCACCTCGACCGCGCCGGAGAGCCGGGTCAACTCCGCCCGCTCGGCCAGCAGCAGGTCCGCCTCGCGCCGCCAGCGCGCCACCTCCGGATCGACCTCCGGCTCGACCGGTCCACCGCCGACCACCACCTCGGCCGGGCCGTCGGTCATCAGGCGGCGAACCAGCGCGGCCGCCTCGGCCAGCGCCGGCCGGCGGCCGCCCAGCGGGTCGGCCGGCCACTCCGCGCGGAGCACCACCTCGGCGGTCGGGTTGGTCGCATCCGGGGTCGGTTCCGGCGCCCACGCGTCGACCAGGTGCCCCGGGCCGCCGTCCAGGCAGGCGTCGTACACCTCGCGCAGGAAGACCGACGGCCCGCGCGGGCGCTTGGTCCCCTCCCCCCACCAGTAACCGGAGCAGAGCAGCAGGCGGCGCGGCCGGGTGACGGCCACGTACGTCAGCCGCCGCTCCTCCCGCTCGTCGTGGGCCCGCCAGGCGTCGGTGAAGTCGGTCACCGCCCGGGCCACGGCCCGCTGGTCCGCCGCCTCGTCGAGCGCCAGCTCGGGCAACCCGTCGGCGTCGCCGCGCAGCGGGAACGGCAGCACCCCCAGCCCGCCCAGCCAGTGGTCGGAGTTGCGCACCGGCCCGGGCCACAGCCCTCGACTCAAGCCCGCCACCGCCACCACGTCCCACTCCAGGCCCTTGGCGGAGTGACCGGTGACCACCTGCACCGCGCCCTCCACCACCTCGACCTCGCCCGGGGCGAGCCCGCGCTCCTCATCCTCGGCGGCGGCCAGGTAGGACAGGAAGCCGGCGAGCGTCGCACCCGGGGTCTCCCCGCTGAACCGGGCCGCCACGTCACCGAGGGCGTCCAGGTGCCCCCGGGCCAGGCCGGCGTCGCCGGCGCCGTCCCGGCCGGCCCGCACCGCGACCTCCACGTCCAGGCCGATGGTCCGCTCGATGTCCGCGATCAGGTCCGGTAGCGACTGGTCCAGCCGGTAGCGCAGCAGCGCCAGCTCCCGGCCGTACGCGCGCAGCCGCGCGAAGCCCTCCGCCGAGTACGCCTGCGCCGGGCCGAGGTCGGCCAGCGCCTCCACCAGGGTCGCCTCGTCCAGCAGGTCGGGGCTGATCTCCGAGGTGTCGTCGGCGGCCACCTGTCGCCGGGCGTTGGCGATGGACCGGGCCCGCCGGTGCAGTGCCACCAGATCGCGCGGCCCGATCCGCCAGCGGGCGCCGGTGAGCAACCGCAGCAGCGCCGCCCCGTCGGTCGGGTCGGCCAGCACCCGCAGCGTGCAGACCACGTCGCGTACCTCGGGGGTGTCCAGCAGGCCGCCCAGCCCGACCACCTCGACCGGAAGGCCGCGCTCGCGCAGCGCCGACTCGATCGCCGGGATCTGGCTGCGAACCCGGACCAGCACGGCCGTCGTCGGCCGCTGCGCCACCGGAATGTGCTCGGGCACCGCGCCGGGCATCCGCGCCGCGCCGCGCCAGGCGGCGAGCACGCTGTCCGCGATCCAGCCCGCCTCGTCGGCGTACGTCGGCAGCAGGGCGCAATGCACCGTGCCGCCGGCCGCCCCACCGGGACTGCGGTGCGGGATCGGGTCCCGGACGGTCAGCGCGGAGCGCAGCTCCGGCACCCGGGCGCCGGCCGCGCGCAGCGGGGTGGACAGCGCGTTCGCCACCCGGAGGATCTCCGGGCGGTTGCGCCAGCTGGTGGTGAGCCCGAGCGCCTCGGCCGGCCGGCCGCCGGCCCGGGCGAACTCGGCGGGGAACCGGTCCAGGGTGCCGGCGCTGGCCCCCCGCCAGCCGTAGATCGACTGGCACGGGTCACCCACCGCGGTCACCGGATGCCCGCCGCCGAACAGCGCGTTGAGCAGCACCACCTGGGCGTGGCTGGTGTCCTGGTACTCGTCCAGCAGCACCACCCGGTAGCGGTCCCGCTCGATCTCGCCGACCCCCGGGTGGTCCCGGGCCACCCGGGCCGCCCGGGCGAGCTGGTCCGCGAAGTCCATCGCCTCGAAGTCCGCCTTGCGCCGGGCGTACGCCCGCACCAGCGGCAACAGCCGCAGCCGGGTCTGCTGGAGGGCGAGCGCCTTGCGCACGTCGGCGTAGACCCGGCCCGGCCGGGACTGCACCTCGGCGAAGAACCGCCCGGTCCAGGCGGCCAACTCGTCCGGGGCGACCAGGTGCTCGTCCAGCTCCCCGGCGAGGGCCAGCACCGCGTCGGTGATGGTGCTCGGCATCCGGTCCACCTCGGACATGTCGCCGTCGTAGTTGCGCACCAGCAGGTCGACCAGCTGCCAGCGGGAGGCCTCGGTGAGCAGCCGGGTGGACGGCTCGTAGCCGGCCCGCAACCCGTGCTCGGTGACGATCCGCCCGGCGTACGAGTGGTACGTGGAGACGGTGGGCTCGCCGGCGAGCGGGTCGTCCAGCGGGTCCCGGCCCTGCCGGCCGAGCCGGCGGATCAGCTGGTCGAGCCGGGTTCGTACCCGGTGGGCCAGCTCGCCGGCCGCCTTACGGGTGAAGGTCAGCCCGAGGATCTGCTCCGGCCGCACGTACGAGTTGGCCACCAGCCAGACCACCCGCGCGGCCATCGTCTCGGTCTTGCCGGACCCGGCCCCGGCGACGACCAGCAGCGGCTCCACCGGGGCGGCGATGATCGCTGCCTGCTCCCGGGTGGGCGCCGGCAGCCGCAGCAGCTTGGCCAGCTCCACCGGGGTGTACCGGGGGCCGGCGTCGGCCAGTCGGGGCGCCGGCGCCGGACCGGCGCCGAACAGAGCGGGCTGGGTCACGGGGCTACGCTCACTCCTCGCCCTCACGGCTGCTCCGGGTGGTCGGCGGCTCGACGACCTGGCGCCCCTGCCCGGAGACCGGGCAGCTGGTGCGCACCGGGCAGACCCGGCACTTCGAGTTGGCCACCGCGGCGAAGGTGGCAGCGGCCATCGTATCGGCGGTCCGCCGGACCAGCGCCGTCGCCCAGCCAGCCGCCGGACCCTCGCCGACCGCCGGCTGGTTCTGCTCCCTGGCGTCCTTGGCGGAGGTGCCGAGCTGCACCAGCGCGGCACCCCCGGACTCCTCGCCGAACTCGGCGAACGCCCCCGCCTCCACCGCCGCCTGGTACGCGCCGAGCTGCGGATGCTCGGCCAGATCGGTGCCGGTGACGGCGGTGGACTTGCCCGTCTTCAGGTCGATCACCACCAGCCGCCCGTCCTCGTCGACCTCCAGCCGGTCGACCCGGCCGGTCAGGTCGACCGGCCGGTGCGGGTCGTCCAGGCGGACCGCGAACTCGTGCTCGATGGCGAGCAGCCGGCGCGGGTTGGTGGCCAGCCAGCGCAGCAACTTGTCGACCATCGCCTCGGCGCGCTCCCGCTCCGGGCCGGCCATCCACCGGGCGGCCAACTCGATCGCGTCGAACCGGGCGGCCACGTAGTCGAGCAGAGCGCCCCGGTCGGCGCTGGCGTCCTCGGCGAGCATCGCGGCGGCGTGCACCAGGTTGCCCACGCCCTGGGCGGTGCTGGCCGGACCGCTGCCGCCGTGCCGTTCCAGCAGCCAGCGCAGGCTGCACCGCAACGCGCTCTCCATCGCCGACGGGGTGACCCGCACCGGCTCGCCGTCATCGACCAGCGGCCGGTCGTCGGAGAGCGCCCGCAGCCCCCACCAGTCGTCCGGATGCGCGCCGGGCACACCGGCGGCGGCGAGCCGGGCGAGCTCGGCCGCCGCGGCACGCTGCCGGAACGCCGGCGCGGCCGGGTCGGTGATTGCGGTACGCAGCTCGGCGACCAGCGCCGGCAGGGTGAGCGCCCGGGGTGACCGGGTGACCGGCAGCGCGCCGGGCCGGTCCGGCTCCCCGTCGCCGTCCTCCCCAGCGATCTCACCGCCGACGCCGGTAGCCGCGGCCGCGGGGGCGCCGTTGCCGCTGTGCGCGTTCGGCGCGCCGTTGCCGCTGTGCGCGTCAAGGGTGCCGTCGCCGGCGTCCGGGTTCGGATCGCCGTCGCCTGCGGGACCACTGGTCGGCGGGCCGGTGCGCGGACCGGGCGGACCGGACGGGCCGACCGGCCCGGCGCCGCCCGGCGGGGTGGGCGGCGCGGTGGGACCCAGCTCGTGCAGGAACCGGCTCGGCTGCTCCTCGTGATCGTCGCCGCCCACCGCGGCCGACGCCACGGCGGTGACCAGCAGCCGGTGTCGGGCGCGGCTGACGGCGACGTGGAAGAGCCGGCGTTCCTCGTCCAGCAACGCCGAGGTCTGACCCACCACGTTCGCCACGGTGGCGCCGCCGACGGACCGACCGGCCAGCACGTCGACCAGTCGCTCCGAGCCGAGCAGGCTGCCGCGCAGGCGCAGGTCCGGCCAGATGCCCTCCTGCACACCGGCCACCGCGACCAGGTCCCACTCCAGGCCCTTCGCGGCGTGCGCGGTGAGCAGCCGGACGGCCGCACCCCGGTCGGCGGTCGGGGCGATGGTGTCCGCCGGCAGGTCCTGACCGAGCACATGGTCGAGGAAGACCTCGGCGCGGGCGCCGGGAAGCCGGTCGGTGAACCGGGCCGCCGCGTCGAAGAGCACCAGCACGGCGTCCAGATCCCGGTCGGCCGCCTCGGCCCGCCGCCGCCGGGCCAGGTCGCCCTCGCCGGCCGCCGGTCGCCCCTGGCCGATCGCGCCGGCCCAGCGTTCGGCCAGCCCACTGGCGTGCCAGACGGCCCAGAGCACGTCCTCGGCGGTCGCGCCAAGCCGGGCGGCGGCCGCGCGGGCGGTGGCCAGCAGCTCGGCCACCGCCTGCGCCGGCTCCGCCCACCGCCGCTCGATGCCGGCCAACTCGGCCGGGTCACGCAACGCCTCGACGATCAGCTCCCCGGACGGGCGACGGTCTCCGCCGGACAGTGCCAGAGCGCGCAGGCCCTGCCGCAGCCGCCGCTCGGCCAGCGGGTCCGCCCCGCCCAGCGGCGAGTGCAGCAGCGCGACCGCCGCCTCCTCGTCCAGGCGGTCCGGCTCCAGCGCGCAGCGCAGCAGGAGCAGCAGCGGGGCCACCGCCGGTTGCAGGTGCAGCGGCAGGTCCTCGCCGTGCACCACGGTGGGTACGCCGGCAGCGTGCAGCGCCCGTTGCAGGGTGGGCAGCTGCAACGCGGTCGACCGCACCAGCACCGCCATCCGCGACCAGGGCACGCCGTCGAGCAGGTGCGCGGAGCGCAGCGCGTGCGCCAGCCAGGCGGCCTCGCTGGTCGCCGAGCGGAACGTGTGCACCTCGGCGACGCCGGCCGGCGCATCCGGCAGCGGGTGCAGCCGGCGGTGCGCCGCCGGACCCCGCAGTCGGCGGCTCAGCCGGGCGATCGCCGCGAGCAGGCCCGGCCCGGCCCGGTAGGACGTGGTCAACAGCACCTGCGCGGCCGGCGCCCCCGAGGCGGTCCGGAACCGGTGCGGGAAGGTGCTCACCCCGGCCGGGTCGGCGCCGCGGAAGGCGTACGTGGAGGAATCCGGGTCGGCGAAGGCGACCAGCGGCTTGCCGCCGCCGGCGATCACCGAGAGCAGTTCGAGCTGGGCGGGGTCGGTGTCGGCCAGTTCGTCGACGTACACGTGGGCGAGCCGGCGGCGCTCGGCGGCCAGCAGCTCCTCGTCGTCGCGCAGCAACCCGGTCGCCGCCCGGACCAGCTCGGCCGGGTCGTACGCGATCGAGCCCCGGTTGCTGACGTCGCGCAGCGCGAGCACCGCGACGTACTCCCGCAGGAAGCGCGCGGCGGCCGGCCAGTCGGCGCGGCCGAGCTTCTCGCCGAGCCGGGCCAGGTCGGCCGGGCCGATGCCACGCTCGGCGGCACGCATGAGCAGGTCGCGCAGTTGGCCGGCGAAGGCTCGGGTCCGCAGGGCCGGCCGGAGATCCGTCGGCCAGCCGACCGGGTCGTCCTCGGGCTCCTCGCCCACCACGTCCAGCAGCTCGCGAATGATCAGATCCTGCTCGGGGCCGGTGAGCAGCCGGGGTGACGGCTCGCCACGTTCGGCGGCGGCGCGGCGGAGCAGCCCGAAGGCGTACGCCGGGAAGGTGCGCACCAGGGGCTCACGCAGCACCCGGTGGCCGTCCTGCGCCACCCGGGCCTCGATGCGCTGGCGTAGTGCGGTAGCGCCTCGACGGCCGAAGGTCAGCACCAGGATCCGTTCGGGGTCGACCCCCTCGGTCACCCGGGCGGCGACCGCCTCGACCAGGGTGCTGGTCTTGCCGGTGCCCGGCCCGCCGAGCACCAGCATCGGCCCGTCGGTGTGCCCGACCACCTCGGCCTGCACCGGATCGACCCGTCGGCCGGCTCCCCCGGCACCGGGCCCGGCTGCCCGCTCGTGCCCGTCCCGACTGTCCGCCCCGCTGGGGGCGGACAGCGCAGCCCCACCGGCAGGCACGGTGCCGCCCTCAGCCGCGCCGCTACCGGCGGGCACGGTGCCGTCGGCAGGCACGCCCCCGTCCCCCCGCGCCGGCCCTCCGGACCGCCGCACCAACCGGTACGCCTGCATCAGCTCATCCCATCACGCCCATACGACACCCCACCCACCCCCAACCCCCACCCGGCCCACCCCACCCCACCAGCTCCGTCGATCATGAAGTTAGCGGCGCGACACGCCGACGGCTGCGCCGCTAACTTCATGATCGACTGGGTGGGGTGGGGTGGGGGGCGGGGGGTCAGGTTAGGTGGGATTCCAGGGCGTCCAGGGCGGTGGGGATGGAGTTGGCCACGGTGAGGAGCTGGAGGCCGGCCGGCTTGAGGAAATGCTGGTCGGCGAGCGTGCCGAGCCAGTCCAGCAGCGGCCGGTAGAAACCGTCGGTGTCGATCAGCACCATCGGCTTGGTGTGCAGGGTGAGGGTGGCGGTGGTCCAGACCTCGAACAGCTCGTCCAGGGTGCCCAGCCCGCCGGGGAGCGTCAGGAACGCGTCCGACTTGTCGATCATCAGGGTCTTACGGGTGGCCATCGAGTCGGTCACCAGCAGCTCATCCGAGGCCAGGTCGGCGACCTCCAGGTCCACCAGCGCCTGCGGGATGACGCCCAGGGTGCGGCCACCGGCAGCCCGGGCGCCGTCCGCCAGCGCGCCCATCATGCCGACGCAGCCGCC contains:
- a CDS encoding ATP-dependent helicase; this encodes MQAYRLVRRSGGPARGDGGVPADGTVPAGSGAAEGGTVPAGGAALSAPSGADSRDGHERAAGPGAGGAGRRVDPVQAEVVGHTDGPMLVLGGPGTGKTSTLVEAVAARVTEGVDPERILVLTFGRRGATALRQRIEARVAQDGHRVLREPLVRTFPAYAFGLLRRAAAERGEPSPRLLTGPEQDLIIRELLDVVGEEPEDDPVGWPTDLRPALRTRAFAGQLRDLLMRAAERGIGPADLARLGEKLGRADWPAAARFLREYVAVLALRDVSNRGSIAYDPAELVRAATGLLRDDEELLAAERRRLAHVYVDELADTDPAQLELLSVIAGGGKPLVAFADPDSSTYAFRGADPAGVSTFPHRFRTASGAPAAQVLLTTSYRAGPGLLAAIARLSRRLRGPAAHRRLHPLPDAPAGVAEVHTFRSATSEAAWLAHALRSAHLLDGVPWSRMAVLVRSTALQLPTLQRALHAAGVPTVVHGEDLPLHLQPAVAPLLLLLRCALEPDRLDEEAAVALLHSPLGGADPLAERRLRQGLRALALSGGDRRPSGELIVEALRDPAELAGIERRWAEPAQAVAELLATARAAAARLGATAEDVLWAVWHASGLAERWAGAIGQGRPAAGEGDLARRRRAEAADRDLDAVLVLFDAAARFTDRLPGARAEVFLDHVLGQDLPADTIAPTADRGAAVRLLTAHAAKGLEWDLVAVAGVQEGIWPDLRLRGSLLGSERLVDVLAGRSVGGATVANVVGQTSALLDEERRLFHVAVSRARHRLLVTAVASAAVGGDDHEEQPSRFLHELGPTAPPTPPGGAGPVGPSGPPGPRTGPPTSGPAGDGDPNPDAGDGTLDAHSGNGAPNAHSGNGAPAAAATGVGGEIAGEDGDGEPDRPGALPVTRSPRALTLPALVAELRTAITDPAAPAFRQRAAAAELARLAAAGVPGAHPDDWWGLRALSDDRPLVDDGEPVRVTPSAMESALRCSLRWLLERHGGSGPASTAQGVGNLVHAAAMLAEDASADRGALLDYVAARFDAIELAARWMAGPERERAEAMVDKLLRWLATNPRRLLAIEHEFAVRLDDPHRPVDLTGRVDRLEVDEDGRLVVIDLKTGKSTAVTGTDLAEHPQLGAYQAAVEAGAFAEFGEESGGAALVQLGTSAKDAREQNQPAVGEGPAAGWATALVRRTADTMAAATFAAVANSKCRVCPVRTSCPVSGQGRQVVEPPTTRSSREGEE
- a CDS encoding ATP-dependent helicase: MTQPALFGAGPAPAPRLADAGPRYTPVELAKLLRLPAPTREQAAIIAAPVEPLLVVAGAGSGKTETMAARVVWLVANSYVRPEQILGLTFTRKAAGELAHRVRTRLDQLIRRLGRQGRDPLDDPLAGEPTVSTYHSYAGRIVTEHGLRAGYEPSTRLLTEASRWQLVDLLVRNYDGDMSEVDRMPSTITDAVLALAGELDEHLVAPDELAAWTGRFFAEVQSRPGRVYADVRKALALQQTRLRLLPLVRAYARRKADFEAMDFADQLARAARVARDHPGVGEIERDRYRVVLLDEYQDTSHAQVVLLNALFGGGHPVTAVGDPCQSIYGWRGASAGTLDRFPAEFARAGGRPAEALGLTTSWRNRPEILRVANALSTPLRAAGARVPELRSALTVRDPIPHRSPGGAAGGTVHCALLPTYADEAGWIADSVLAAWRGAARMPGAVPEHIPVAQRPTTAVLVRVRSQIPAIESALRERGLPVEVVGLGGLLDTPEVRDVVCTLRVLADPTDGAALLRLLTGARWRIGPRDLVALHRRARSIANARRQVAADDTSEISPDLLDEATLVEALADLGPAQAYSAEGFARLRAYGRELALLRYRLDQSLPDLIADIERTIGLDVEVAVRAGRDGAGDAGLARGHLDALGDVAARFSGETPGATLAGFLSYLAAAEDEERGLAPGEVEVVEGAVQVVTGHSAKGLEWDVVAVAGLSRGLWPGPVRNSDHWLGGLGVLPFPLRGDADGLPELALDEAADQRAVARAVTDFTDAWRAHDEREERRLTYVAVTRPRRLLLCSGYWWGEGTKRPRGPSVFLREVYDACLDGGPGHLVDAWAPEPTPDATNPTAEVVLRAEWPADPLGGRRPALAEAAALVRRLMTDGPAEVVVGGGPVEPEVDPEVARWRREADLLLAERAELTRLSGAVEVALPGQLSVTQLVALRRDPAALARALRRPVPTEPNPYARRGTAFHAWLEQRFGADRLLDVDELPGAADADAAPDEALVELQERFLASEWADRVPVEVEVPFATVIAGVVVRGRMDAVFARPGGRFDVVDWKTGAQPTGPAAEVAAVQLAVYRLAWAELAGVPVDRVGAAFHYVRHGVTVRPADLLDVTGLTALIAKLPEDSVQH
- a CDS encoding DEAD/DEAH box helicase → MTTVIPSFAHTGLAPALLTALTAQGITEPFPIQSATLPDSLAGRDVLGRGRTGSGKTLAFGLPLLSRTAGRKARPGRPLALVLVPTRELAQQVTTALSPYARAVGLRCATVVGGLSLQRQADALRAGAEVVVATPGRLHDLINRGDARLDQVEITVLDEADQMADMGFLPQVTKLLEQVAPQGQRMLFSATLDGGVDRLVRRFLSSPVTHSVDPGTATVTAMTHHVLHVDAVDKPDALTRIAARDGRTILFMGTKHRADRLARQLLSKGVRAAALHGGKSQPQRTRILEQFRNGQVTALVATDVAARGIHVDGLDMVVNVDPPTEAKDYLHRGGRTARAGESGSVVTLVLPEQRRDVSRLMATAGIRPESVQVRPGDGALARVTGAREPSGVPVTIAAPPAPAGRGRTAGGSGGSVADGAARPAHRASGRSRRPRRPRTV
- the cspE gene encoding transcription antiterminator/RNA stability regulator CspE, translating into MAIGTVKWFNADKGFGFITPDGGGADVFAHFSAIQSSGYRSLDENQRVEFEVTQGQKGPQAENIRPL
- a CDS encoding TIGR00730 family Rossman fold protein; protein product: MAAICVFCASSRTLDQRWLDLAAETGAELARRGHTLVSGGGCVGMMGALADGARAAGGRTLGVIPQALVDLEVADLASDELLVTDSMATRKTLMIDKSDAFLTLPGGLGTLDELFEVWTTATLTLHTKPMVLIDTDGFYRPLLDWLGTLADQHFLKPAGLQLLTVANSIPTALDALESHLT